The bacterium genomic interval AAACCGACTTCGGCCTTAGCGACATGCAGGAATCGCTCTTCTTCGCGAGGAGTTGGGGAGCCTTCACGATGGGCTTGGGCCCGATCTTCCAATTTCCGACCGCAACTAACGAGACCCTTGGCGCCGGCAAGTTCGGCATCGGCCCGACCGGAGTTTTCGTCCTCACCACCGGGCCGATCGTCGCCGGCGTCCTGGTCAACAACGTCTTCTCGGTGGCCGGTGACCCCGACCGGCCCGGTGTCAACCAGATGCTGCTCCAGCCTTTCGTCAATTACAATTTGTCGGGCGGATGGGCGCTCAGCCTCGTCAATTCCCAGATCGTCGCCAACTGGAAGGCTCCCAACGACGACCGCTGGCTCTTGCCCTTGGGTCTCGGCTTCTCCAAGACCTTCGTCGCCGGCAAGCAGCCGATGAACGCCGGCGCCAACATGTTTTACAACGTGATCCGGCCGGACAATGGGCCGGATTGGCAGCTGCGCTTCAA includes:
- a CDS encoding neuromedin U, which translates into the protein MTLRKRAAVVLITGLAFLFAFGARAAEGPPEAAGHDSTNLNKQLQNPVSSLISVPLQFNFNFKTGPFDRSQFLFNFQPVIPFHLAGEWSIVTRTIMPFLVQPVDQTETDFGLSDMQESLFFARSWGAFTMGLGPIFQFPTATNETLGAGKFGIGPTGVFVLTTGPIVAGVLVNNVFSVAGDPDRPGVNQMLLQPFVNYNLSGGWALSLVNSQIVANWKAPNDDRWLLPLGLGFSKTFVAGKQPMNAGANMFYNVIRPDNGPDWQLRF